TGCAGCAGTAAAGTTGAAACAATTGAATCGAGAGAGTTATCATGAGGGCGACCAGTAGCTTTATTGTAGTGAAAATACCAATTTACAGGTATTAACTCAGAAATATTAATATATTGGTCAAGAAGCTCAAGTAAGTGAGGTTTTTGAACAACAAATTTATTAAAATCATCAATAAAATCAGAAAAATGAAGTTGTGTTATCATGCAGGATCTCCTTTCACTTTGGTATGAATTTCAATATTTGGGATAATATACAATTCAACAAAAGTGGAGGAAAATCCTGCTGATATATAAGGTGAAACCCTTTAAAATCAATAATTTTGGGGTTTTACAAAAGGCTAAAAAATAAATTATAAAGGAGGTAGGGACAATGATTAAAATGAGATTAGCTGTAGCAAAAGGAATGTTAATAGTACTACAGGATAGCCCTGCCTTTTTTGAGGAATTTGCAATATAACTAATCCACACTTGAATTAGCACTCAAAAAGTCATGGGCTGTAAAGTCCATGGCTTTTTTGTGTCCTTATGCCATGGTAAGAGGCACCCTGTTTTAGGGGAGCCCCACTAACCATGGCTTTTTGTGTCTTAGGGAGAAAAACCTCAAAAAAGGTAGCTCAAGGAGGAGATAATAGTGAAACGAATACTAAAATACCTTTGGAAATATAAGTTGTTATATATAATTCCAATAATATCAATGTTTATCGCCATAGCTTTAGATATGTTTAATCCAGTTATTTACCAAAAAATAATTGATGACGTTATTAAAGGTGGAAATCACGGGATTTTATCTAAGCTGTTATTAGCTTTATTAGGAATAACTATTGGTCGAGCAGTCTTTGGATACATTAGAGAATTTTTATTTGATTATGCAGGTTCTAAAGTGACTTTTGATATAAGGAACGATCTCTTTAGACATATTCAAAAGCTTCCCTTTAACTACTTTGATGGGATTAATACTGGAGAACTTATGTCTAGGACGACAGAAGATATCAATAACATTTGGAATGCTATAGGTTTTGCAATAATGTTTTTTATAGAACAAATATTATACTTAATTATTGCCACAACTTTACTTTTGACCATTGACTGGAAGTTAGCGTTAATTTGCTTAAGTATCATGCCACCAATGCTATATTTAGCAATGAAATTAGAAAAGAAAATCGGTGAAGCCTATGAAAAATTAAGTGATCAAAGTGCAGTTTTGAACACAACTGCCCAAGAAAATTTAGCGGGAGTTAGATTGGTAAAAGCCTTTGGTAGAGAAAAATACGAGCTTGAAAAATTCTTTAAGCAAAACCAAGAAAACTACGAACTAAATCTAAATCAGGCAAGGATCTGGGGGAAATACCACCCAGTTATCGAGTTTTTCTCCAATCTAGTATTGGTAGTAGTTATTTCAGTAGGAGGAATATTTGTAGTAGGCAACCAGATCACTTTAGGGGAGCTAGTAAAATTCAATGGCTATATTATGATGCTCATTTGGCCTCTCCGTCTAATGGGTTGGCTCACTAATATCATTGCTAGATGTAATGCTTCAGCAAAGCGAATATTTGCCATAATGGATATTGAGCCAGAAATTAAAAATCCTCCAAATCCTGTTTTCCCTACA
This genomic interval from Anaerobranca californiensis DSM 14826 contains the following:
- a CDS encoding ABC transporter ATP-binding protein, whose protein sequence is MKRILKYLWKYKLLYIIPIISMFIAIALDMFNPVIYQKIIDDVIKGGNHGILSKLLLALLGITIGRAVFGYIREFLFDYAGSKVTFDIRNDLFRHIQKLPFNYFDGINTGELMSRTTEDINNIWNAIGFAIMFFIEQILYLIIATTLLLTIDWKLALICLSIMPPMLYLAMKLEKKIGEAYEKLSDQSAVLNTTAQENLAGVRLVKAFGREKYELEKFFKQNQENYELNLNQARIWGKYHPVIEFFSNLVLVVVISVGGIFVVGNQITLGELVKFNGYIMMLIWPLRLMGWLTNIIARCNASAKRIFAIMDIEPEIKNPPNPVFPTKIQGKIVFDNVSFKYKDQYVLKNINLHVEPGSTIAIMGTTGAGKTSMVNLIGRYYDCTEGRVLFDGVDVKSLDLEFLRDNISVVMQDTFLFSDTIEENIKFATGNVRTEEFDKVVVESQVDEFVKEMEEGYQTVIGERGIGLSGGQKQRISIARALLKKAKVLILDDATSALDMETEYQIQKALEKRKDITKIIIAHRISAVKNADEIIVLDKGEIVERGSHKALLMKKGKYYEIYCEQFKDLDISIDGLKEGVI